The following proteins come from a genomic window of Alosa sapidissima isolate fAloSap1 chromosome 22, fAloSap1.pri, whole genome shotgun sequence:
- the LOC121697579 gene encoding peroxisomal succinyl-coenzyme A thioesterase-like isoform X3, translated as MNVFADVSLRVSANSMAVCPVLSVQPTRAMVDEKFQIVVRNLPPKQEVTLHSLHRSEDKDYWEAFGYYISDENGTVTVEDASRGGTYVGVEPMGLLWSLRPVPGSRHGLRLRKRDVLSPMVVNISVYKGHMTQGFSEKDALATVVTERWYLAPGVQRVEIGKRGVKGTLFIPPGPGPFPAVLDMWGGGGGLVEYRAALLASHGFVAMALQYLGADEEWTSDVETGYFETAYKVLQTHPQVCADRVAVLGLSFGTSVTLTLAAYSKVVQPRCCVCISGSHVHPVNKPLIEVLQVMMQNMTKARIDENNHVVWRDVILPIPTEPDLKVDVGRIKCPMLIVIGQDDQNWATVESTEDIEQMMERAGNRHLLTVLSYPDAGHLIEPPYTPHIRFSNFITQHNREKVLMLWGGQTKPHAHAQEDSWEKILLFLQKHLYQDLPPAAKL; from the exons ATGAATGTGTTTGCTGATGTCAGCCTTCGTGTGTCAGCGAACTCGATGGCCGTGTGTCCCGTGCTGTCAGTGCAACCTACCCGGGCAATGGTGGATGAAAAGTTTCAGATAGTTGTGAGAAATTTACCCCCAAAACAAGAGGTAACACTCCATTCATTGCATCGGTCCGAGGATAAAGACTACTGGGAAGCGTTTGGTTATTATATCAGCGACGAAAATGGAACAGTCACAG TAGAAGATGCCAGTAGAGGTGGGACCTATGTTGGAGTTGAACCCATGGGTCTCCTTTGGAGCTTGCGACCCGTTCCTGGTAGCAGACACGGACTCAG GTTACGAAAAAGAGACGTCCTGTCACCAATGGTGGTGAACATATCCGTGTATAAAGGTCACATGACCCAGGGGTTCTCTGAAAAGGACGCCTTGGCCACGGTCGTCACGGAGAGATGGTACCTGGCGCCAGGTGTGCAGCGTGTGGAAATCGGGAAACGAGGGGTCAAAGGCACACTTTTCATACCACCAG gCCCAGGGCCCTTCCCTGCAGTGCTGGACatgtggggagggggagggggtctgGTGGAGTACCGGGCGGCCCTCCTGGCCTCGCATGGCTTTGTTGCCATGGCGCTGCAATACCTTGGTGCAGATGAAGAGTGGACGTCTGATGTTGAGACTGGAtactttgag ACGGCGTATAAGGTCCTTCAGACCCATCCTCAGGTGTGTGCAGATCGGGTAGCTGTGCTCGGTCTGTCCTTTGGAACCTCTGTCACACTCACACTAGCAGCGTACTCTAAAGTTGTACAG CCCCGGTGTTGCGTATGCATCAGTGGTAGCCATGTTCATCCTGTCAACAAGCCCCTGATTGAGGTCCTACAGGTCATGATGCA GAACATGACAAAGGCACGTATTGATGAGAATAATCATGTGGTCTGGAGAGATGTCATTCTACCCATTCCTACTGAGCCAGACCTTAAAgtggat gtgGGCCGCATAAAGTGTCCTATGCTGATTGTGATTGGTCAGGATGACCAGAACTGGGCCACGGTAGAGTCCACTGAAGAC aTAGAGCAGATGATGGAGCGGGCGGGGAATCGCCACCTCCTGACGGTGTTGTCGTATCCAGACGCAGGTCACCTGATCGAGCCACCTTACACACCTCACATCCGCTTCAGCAATTTTATCACACAACACAATAGGGAAAAGG TGTTGATGCTGTGGGGGGGTCAGACGAAGCCTCATGCACACGCCCAGGAGGACTCATGGGAGAagatcctcctcttcctccagaaACACCTTTACCAAGACTTACCACCAGCAGCCAAACTCTGA
- the LOC121697578 gene encoding bile acid-CoA:amino acid N-acyltransferase-like isoform X2 — protein MSVCPVLSVRPIRALVDEKFQIVVTNLHPKQEVTLHSLHQSEDNDYWEAFGHYISDADGTVIVMEDASKGGTYVGVEPMGLLWSLRPVPGSRDGLRLRKRDVLSPMVVNISVHKGHTNQGFSEKDALAMVVTERWYLAPGVQRVDIGDRGVKGTLFIPPGPGPFPAVLDMWGGGGGLVEYRAALLASHGFVSMALEYLPAFEQRAVDVDTEYFETAYKVLQTHPQVSGDRVAVLGLSFGTSVTFTMAAYSKVAQPRCCVCISGSHVHPVNKSLFEAFQYIMKKMTKARIDENNHVIWRDVILPIPTEPDLKVDVGRIKCPLLIVIGQDDQSWATVESTEDIEQMMERAGNRHLLTVLSYPDAGHLIEPPYTPHIRFSNFVTQFNRMKVLMLWGGQTKPHAHAQEDSWEKILHFLQKHLYQDLPPAAKL, from the exons ATGTCCGTGTGTCCCGTGCTGTCGGTGCGACCTATCCGGGCACTGGTGGATGAAAAGTTTCAGATAGTTGTGACAAATTTACACCCAAAACAAGAGGTAACGCTTCACTCCTTACATCAGTCCGAGGATAACGACTACTGGGAGGCGTTTGGCCATTATATCAGCGACGCAGATGGAACTGTTATAG tCATGGAAGATGCCAGCAAAGGTGGGACCTATGTTGGAGTTGAACCCATGGGTCTCCTTTGGAGCTTGCGACCCGTTCCTGGTAGCAGAGACGGACTCAG GTTGCGAAAGAGAGACGTCTTGTCACCAATGGTGGTAAACATATCCGTGCACAAAGGTCACACAAACCAGGGGTTCTCTGAAAAGGACGCCCTGGCCATGGTTGTCACGGAGAGATGGTACCTGGCGCCAGGTGTTCAGCGTGTGGACATCGGGGATCGAGGGGTTAAAGGCACTCTCTTCATACCACCAG gcccaGGGCCCTTCCCTGCAGTGCTGGACatgtggggagggggagggggtctgGTGGAGTACCGGGCGGCCCTCCTGGCCTCACATGGCTTTGTTTCCATGGCGCTAGAATACCTTCCTGCATTCGAACAGCGGGCAGTTGATGTTGATACCGAAtactttgag ACGGCATATAAGGTCCTGCAGACCCATCCTCAGGTGTCTGGAGACAGAGTAGCTGTGCTTGGTCTGTCCTTTGGGACCTCAGTCACATTCACAATGGCAGCGTACTCTAAAGTTGCACAG CCCCGGTGTTGCGTGTGCATTAGCGGAAGCCATGTTCACCCTGTTAACAAGTCTTTGTTTGAGGCCTTCCAGTACATTATGAA GAAAATGACAAAGGCACGTATCGATGAGAACAATCATGTGATCTGGAGAGATGTCATTCTACCCATTCCCACTGAGCCAGACCTTAAAgtggat GTGGGCCGGATAAAGTGTCCTCTACTGATTGTGATTGGTCAGGATGATCAAAGCTGGGCTACGGTGGAATCTACAGAAGAT aTAGAGCAGATGATGGAGCGGGCAGGGAATCGCCACCTCCTGACGGTGTTGTCGTATCCAGACGCAGGTCACCTGATCGAGCCGCCTTACACACCTCACATCCGCTTCAGCAATTTCGTCACACAATTCAACAGGATGAAAG TGTTGATGCTGTGGGGGGGTCAGACGAAGCCTCATGCACACGCCCAGGAGGACTCATGGGAGAAGATCCTCCATTTCCTCCAGAAACACCTTTACCAGGACTTACCACCAGCAGCCAAACTctga
- the LOC121697579 gene encoding peroxisomal succinyl-coenzyme A thioesterase-like isoform X1: MNVFADVSLRVSANSMAVCPVLSVQPTRAMVDEKFQIVVRNLPPKQEVTLHSLHRSEDKDYWEAFGYYISDENGTVTVVEDASRGGTYVGVEPMGLLWSLRPVPGSRHGLRLRKRDVLSPMVVNISVYKGHMTQGFSEKDALATVVTERWYLAPGVQRVEIGKRGVKGTLFIPPGPGPFPAVLDMWGGGGGLVEYRAALLASHGFVAMALQYLGADEEWTSDVETGYFETAYKVLQTHPQVCADRVAVLGLSFGTSVTLTLAAYSKVVQPRCCVCISGSHVHPVNKPLIEVLQVMMQNMTKARIDENNHVVWRDVILPIPTEPDLKVDVGRIKCPMLIVIGQDDQNWATVESTEDIEQMMERAGNRHLLTVLSYPDAGHLIEPPYTPHIRFSNFITQHNREKVLMLWGGQTKPHAHAQEDSWEKILLFLQKHLYQDLPPAAKL; encoded by the exons ATGAATGTGTTTGCTGATGTCAGCCTTCGTGTGTCAGCGAACTCGATGGCCGTGTGTCCCGTGCTGTCAGTGCAACCTACCCGGGCAATGGTGGATGAAAAGTTTCAGATAGTTGTGAGAAATTTACCCCCAAAACAAGAGGTAACACTCCATTCATTGCATCGGTCCGAGGATAAAGACTACTGGGAAGCGTTTGGTTATTATATCAGCGACGAAAATGGAACAGTCACAG TTGTAGAAGATGCCAGTAGAGGTGGGACCTATGTTGGAGTTGAACCCATGGGTCTCCTTTGGAGCTTGCGACCCGTTCCTGGTAGCAGACACGGACTCAG GTTACGAAAAAGAGACGTCCTGTCACCAATGGTGGTGAACATATCCGTGTATAAAGGTCACATGACCCAGGGGTTCTCTGAAAAGGACGCCTTGGCCACGGTCGTCACGGAGAGATGGTACCTGGCGCCAGGTGTGCAGCGTGTGGAAATCGGGAAACGAGGGGTCAAAGGCACACTTTTCATACCACCAG gCCCAGGGCCCTTCCCTGCAGTGCTGGACatgtggggagggggagggggtctgGTGGAGTACCGGGCGGCCCTCCTGGCCTCGCATGGCTTTGTTGCCATGGCGCTGCAATACCTTGGTGCAGATGAAGAGTGGACGTCTGATGTTGAGACTGGAtactttgag ACGGCGTATAAGGTCCTTCAGACCCATCCTCAGGTGTGTGCAGATCGGGTAGCTGTGCTCGGTCTGTCCTTTGGAACCTCTGTCACACTCACACTAGCAGCGTACTCTAAAGTTGTACAG CCCCGGTGTTGCGTATGCATCAGTGGTAGCCATGTTCATCCTGTCAACAAGCCCCTGATTGAGGTCCTACAGGTCATGATGCA GAACATGACAAAGGCACGTATTGATGAGAATAATCATGTGGTCTGGAGAGATGTCATTCTACCCATTCCTACTGAGCCAGACCTTAAAgtggat gtgGGCCGCATAAAGTGTCCTATGCTGATTGTGATTGGTCAGGATGACCAGAACTGGGCCACGGTAGAGTCCACTGAAGAC aTAGAGCAGATGATGGAGCGGGCGGGGAATCGCCACCTCCTGACGGTGTTGTCGTATCCAGACGCAGGTCACCTGATCGAGCCACCTTACACACCTCACATCCGCTTCAGCAATTTTATCACACAACACAATAGGGAAAAGG TGTTGATGCTGTGGGGGGGTCAGACGAAGCCTCATGCACACGCCCAGGAGGACTCATGGGAGAagatcctcctcttcctccagaaACACCTTTACCAAGACTTACCACCAGCAGCCAAACTCTGA
- the LOC121697579 gene encoding peroxisomal succinyl-coenzyme A thioesterase-like isoform X2, translating to MNVFADVSLRVSANSMAVCPVLSVQPTRAMVDEKFQIVVRNLPPKQEVTLHSLHRSEDKDYWEAFGYYISDENGTVTVVEDASRGGTYVGVEPMGLLWSLRPVPGSRHGLRLRKRDVLSPMVVNISVYKGHMTQGFSEKDALATVVTERWYLAPGVQRVEIGKRGVKGTLFIPPGPGPFPAVLDMWGGGGGLVEYRAALLASHGFVAMALQYLGADEEWTSDVETGYFETAYKVLQTHPQVCADRVAVLGLSFGTSVTLTLAAYSKVVQPRCCVCISGSHVHPVNKPLIEVLQVMMQNMTKARIDENNHVVWRDVILPIPTEPDLKVDVGRIKCPMLIVIGQDDQNWATVESTEDIEQMMERAGNRHLLTVLSYPDAGHLIEPPYTPHIRFSNFITQHNREKVLMLWGGQTKPHAHAQEDSWEKILLFLQKHLYQDLPPAAKL from the exons ATGAATGTGTTTGCTGATGTCAGCCTTCGTGTGTCAGCGAACTCGATGGCCGTGTGTCCCGTGCTGTCAGTGCAACCTACCCGGGCAATGGTGGATGAAAAGTTTCAGATAGTTGTGAGAAATTTACCCCCAAAACAAGAGGTAACACTCCATTCATTGCATCGGTCCGAGGATAAAGACTACTGGGAAGCGTTTGGTTATTATATCAGCGACGAAAATGGAACAGTCACAG TTGTAGAAGATGCCAGTAGAGGTGGGACCTATGTTGGAGTTGAACCCATGGGTCTCCTTTGGAGCTTGCGACCCGTTCCTGGTAGCAGACACGGACTCAG GTTACGAAAAAGAGACGTCCTGTCACCAATGGTGGTGAACATATCCGTGTATAAAGGTCACATGACCCAGGGGTTCTCTGAAAAGGACGCCTTGGCCACGGTCGTCACGGAGAGATGGTACCTGGCGCCAGGTGTGCAGCGTGTGGAAATCGGGAAACGAGGGGTCAAAGGCACACTTTTCATACCACCAG gCCCAGGGCCCTTCCCTGCAGTGCTGGACatgtggggagggggagggggtctgGTGGAGTACCGGGCGGCCCTCCTGGCCTCGCATGGCTTTGTTGCCATGGCGCTGCAATACCTTGGTGCAGATGAAGAGTGGACGTCTGATGTTGAGACTGGAtactttgag ACGGCGTATAAGGTCCTTCAGACCCATCCTCAGGTGTGTGCAGATCGGGTAGCTGTGCTCGGTCTGTCCTTTGGAACCTCTGTCACACTCACACTAGCAGCGTACTCTAAAGTTGTACAG CCCCGGTGTTGCGTATGCATCAGTGGTAGCCATGTTCATCCTGTCAACAAGCCCCTGATTGAGGTCCTACAGGTCATGATGCA GAACATGACAAAGGCACGTATTGATGAGAATAATCATGTGGTCTGGAGAGATGTCATTCTACCCATTCCTACTGAGCCAGACCTTAAAgtggat gtgGGCCGCATAAAGTGTCCTATGCTGATTGTGATTGGTCAGGATGACCAGAACTGGGCCACGGTAGAGTCCACTGAAGAC aTAGAGCAGATGATGGAGCGGGCGGGGAATCGCCACCTCCTGACGGTGTTGTCGTATCCAGACGCAGGTCACCTGATCGAGCCACCTTACACACCTCACATCCGCTTCAGCAATTTTATCACACAACACAATAGGGAAAAGG TGTTGATGCTGTGGGGGGGTCAGACGAAGCCTCATGCACACGCCCAGGAGGACTCATGGGAGAagatcctcctcttcctccagaaACACCTTTACCAAGACTTACCACCAGCAGCCAAACTCTG
- the LOC121697578 gene encoding bile acid-CoA:amino acid N-acyltransferase-like isoform X1 — MIFRNYCILAKKTARVFVSRRHQLPIQIWRSLRRPSSSMSVCPVLSVRPIRALVDEKFQIVVTNLHPKQEVTLHSLHQSEDNDYWEAFGHYISDADGTVIVMEDASKGGTYVGVEPMGLLWSLRPVPGSRDGLRLRKRDVLSPMVVNISVHKGHTNQGFSEKDALAMVVTERWYLAPGVQRVDIGDRGVKGTLFIPPGPGPFPAVLDMWGGGGGLVEYRAALLASHGFVSMALEYLPAFEQRAVDVDTEYFETAYKVLQTHPQVSGDRVAVLGLSFGTSVTFTMAAYSKVAQPRCCVCISGSHVHPVNKSLFEAFQYIMKKMTKARIDENNHVIWRDVILPIPTEPDLKVDVGRIKCPLLIVIGQDDQSWATVESTEDIEQMMERAGNRHLLTVLSYPDAGHLIEPPYTPHIRFSNFVTQFNRMKVLMLWGGQTKPHAHAQEDSWEKILHFLQKHLYQDLPPAAKL, encoded by the exons ATGATTTTCAGAAATTATTGCATTTTGGCAAAGAAGACTGCGCGAGTGTTTGTTTCGCGTAGACATCAACTTCCGATTCAAATCTGGCGaag TCTCCGTAGGCCCTCGAGCTCAATGTCCGTGTGTCCCGTGCTGTCGGTGCGACCTATCCGGGCACTGGTGGATGAAAAGTTTCAGATAGTTGTGACAAATTTACACCCAAAACAAGAGGTAACGCTTCACTCCTTACATCAGTCCGAGGATAACGACTACTGGGAGGCGTTTGGCCATTATATCAGCGACGCAGATGGAACTGTTATAG tCATGGAAGATGCCAGCAAAGGTGGGACCTATGTTGGAGTTGAACCCATGGGTCTCCTTTGGAGCTTGCGACCCGTTCCTGGTAGCAGAGACGGACTCAG GTTGCGAAAGAGAGACGTCTTGTCACCAATGGTGGTAAACATATCCGTGCACAAAGGTCACACAAACCAGGGGTTCTCTGAAAAGGACGCCCTGGCCATGGTTGTCACGGAGAGATGGTACCTGGCGCCAGGTGTTCAGCGTGTGGACATCGGGGATCGAGGGGTTAAAGGCACTCTCTTCATACCACCAG gcccaGGGCCCTTCCCTGCAGTGCTGGACatgtggggagggggagggggtctgGTGGAGTACCGGGCGGCCCTCCTGGCCTCACATGGCTTTGTTTCCATGGCGCTAGAATACCTTCCTGCATTCGAACAGCGGGCAGTTGATGTTGATACCGAAtactttgag ACGGCATATAAGGTCCTGCAGACCCATCCTCAGGTGTCTGGAGACAGAGTAGCTGTGCTTGGTCTGTCCTTTGGGACCTCAGTCACATTCACAATGGCAGCGTACTCTAAAGTTGCACAG CCCCGGTGTTGCGTGTGCATTAGCGGAAGCCATGTTCACCCTGTTAACAAGTCTTTGTTTGAGGCCTTCCAGTACATTATGAA GAAAATGACAAAGGCACGTATCGATGAGAACAATCATGTGATCTGGAGAGATGTCATTCTACCCATTCCCACTGAGCCAGACCTTAAAgtggat GTGGGCCGGATAAAGTGTCCTCTACTGATTGTGATTGGTCAGGATGATCAAAGCTGGGCTACGGTGGAATCTACAGAAGAT aTAGAGCAGATGATGGAGCGGGCAGGGAATCGCCACCTCCTGACGGTGTTGTCGTATCCAGACGCAGGTCACCTGATCGAGCCGCCTTACACACCTCACATCCGCTTCAGCAATTTCGTCACACAATTCAACAGGATGAAAG TGTTGATGCTGTGGGGGGGTCAGACGAAGCCTCATGCACACGCCCAGGAGGACTCATGGGAGAAGATCCTCCATTTCCTCCAGAAACACCTTTACCAGGACTTACCACCAGCAGCCAAACTctga